Proteins found in one Oncorhynchus mykiss isolate Arlee chromosome 3, USDA_OmykA_1.1, whole genome shotgun sequence genomic segment:
- the LOC110515765 gene encoding collagen alpha-1(XXVIII) chain-like produces MLRKNNMGKGVALFLLLLALLHEAIGQRRRKGKYSVLRDGGNDMTTCSMEVAFILDSSESAKTFLFEKQKSFVLHFSTRLTMLQVSGWTLKLRMAALQYSSSVSIEHSFTAWQDLDVFHSRVSSMAYIGHGTYSTYAITNATQLFTQETKEDSVRVEVLMTDGADHPRNPDVIGAAADAKASGVKLFAVGLSDLARQSQKSAKLRAIASTPAQQFVHSLTDPQLEEKLLKELGAIALEVCPQAKVCLCERGERGPPGNPGKKGDPGYEGPSGPKGSRGEPGVSGRPGSDGLEGSPGYKGDKGEIGDCGTPGEKGDEGPGGPPGPRGPRGDQGVNGPPGDQGPEGQTGPKGDQGPTGASGPAGDIGIGFPGPKGAKGIQGRPGTLGPIGIGEPGQPGPPGLAGAQGNQGAVGEGLPGPKGDRGYEGPRGERGLTGVGVKGDKGNPGQLGSQGPVGMPGAGIQGEKGSQGPVGPPGPRGNPGVGLMGQKGSQGFSGEPGIPGERGVGEPGPKGDPGSEGLPGIPGLSGEDGDIGQKGDIGLQGPRGPDGAPGKGVPGEKGDRGERGSRGQLGAVGPVGPMGAKGEPGSAGRAGTNGPPGRGLPGIKGDPGAVGPPGHVGERGIGITGPKGERGLPGPIGPPGLEGEGLPGTPGPPGIPGLTGETGPEGKGLPGPKGDRGTPGPTGPAGAPGVGLMGPKGSAGQIGAPGPQGVPGEGIQGPKGESGFQGITGPRGPPGQGIQGDKGDRGFVGERGRKGDRGETGERGAAGPLGRLGEKGEPGLTREEVIKLVRSICGCGVKCRESPLEMVFVIDSSESVGPDNFNVVKDFVNALVDRASVSRETTHVGVVLYSHINMVVVSLHQQASRDQVKAAVRTMTYLGEGTFTGSAIHQANQVFRAARPGVRKVAIVITDGQADERDTVRLEEAVKEANGSNIEMFVIGVVNESDPLYEEFKKELHLMASDPDREHVYLIDDFRTLPALESKLLSRICESDGGAQFSSIPSSRYSPGTPGQAGIVRETPERTDTDTPTFNGDFKKTQMVPGPPGESDRVFTPTGPETGDRDNSETYRVPSFDREPFKRLPEFLLPSEVKNPTHGVVMTGPQAPTQMPLPVVKLPRLPPTSPPLPQDALIPDESCGQILDPGPCRNYVVKWYYDTTANACAQFWFGGCQGNQNQFESEKSCKKTCVKV; encoded by the exons ATGTTGAGAAAGAACAACATGGGGAAAGGAGTGGCTCTGTTCCTTCTACTGTTGGCACTTCTTCACGAGGCtataggtcagagaagaagaaaaggaaAATACAGTGTCCTCAGAGATGGAGGAAATG ACATGACAACATGTTCCATGGAGGTGGCCTTCATTCTGGACAGTTCGGAGAGTGCCAAGACCTTCCTGTTCGAGAAGCAGAAGTCCTTTGTTCTGCATTTCAGCACTCGTCTCACCATGCTCCAGGTGTCTGGATGGACTCTGAAACTGCGGATGGCTGCTCTGCAGTACAGTAGCTCCGTGTCTATAGAGCACAGCTTCACTGCCTGGCAGGACCTGGATGTGTTCCACAGCAGAGTCAGCTCCATGGCCTACATAGGCCATGGCACCTACTCCACCTACGCCATCACCAACGCCACGCAGCTCTTCACCCAGGAGACCAAGGAGGACAGTGTCAGGGTGGAGGTGCTCATGACTGACGGTGCCGATCATCCGAGGAACCCTGATGTGATCGGAGCAGCGGCAGATGCTAAGGCTAGTGGCGTGAAGCTCTTTGCTGTAGGGTTGTCGGACCTGGCCCGCCAGAGCCAGAAAAGTGCCAAACTTCGGGCTATCGCTAGCACACCGGCCCAGCAGTTCGTCCACAGTCTCACTGACCCCCAGCTAGAGGAGAAGTTACTGAAAGAGTTG GGTGCAATAGCGCTTGAGGTG TGTCCACAGGctaaagtgtgtttgtgtgaaagaggggagagaggcccCCCTGGAAACCCA GGTAAAAAAGGAGATCCAGGATATGAAGGACCATCTGGTCCAAAAGGATCAAGG GGAGAACCTGGAGTCAGTGGCCGACCAGGAAGTGACGGTCTTGAG GGCAGTCCTGGTTATAAAGGTGACAAG GGGGAGATAGGAGACTGTGGCACCCCTGGGGAAAAAGGAGATGAA GGCCCTGGAGGACCTCCTGGCCCACGGGGACCCAGAGGAGACCAG GGTGTTAACGGACCACCCGGGGACCAGGGTCCGGAGGGCCAAACAGGACCTAAA GGGGACCAAGGACCCACCGGTGCATCTGGACCAGCAGGTGACATTGGCATTGGGTTCCCAGGTCCAAAG GGGGCCAAAGGAATTCAGGGAAGACCAGGAACCCTTGGTCCCATTGGAATTGGAGAGCCAGGACAGCCA GGACCCCCAGGACTTGCTGGAgcacagggtaaccagggagctGTTGGGGAGGGGCTCCCTGGCCCAAAG GGGGATCGAGGCTACGAGGGCCCCAGAGGTGAGCGTGGTCTCACTGGTGTTGGGGTCAAAGGTGATAAG GGAAATCCTGGACAGCTTGGATCACAAGGACCGGTGGGAATGCCAGGGGCAGGAATTCAAGGAGAAAAG GGGAGCCAAGGGCCAGTTGGCCCTCCAGGCCCCAGAGGGAATCCAGGTGTGGGACTTATGGGCCAAAAG GGAAGCCAAGGCTTCTCAGGTGAGCCTGGAAtcccaggggagagaggagtcGGGGAGCCAGGACCTAAA GGAGACCCAGGATCGGAGGGGTTGCCTGGTATTCCGGGCCTCTCTGGAGAGGATGGAGACATAGGACAGAAG GGTGACATTGGATTACAGGGGCCCAGGGGACCTGATGGGGCACCCGGAAAAGGTGTCCCTGGAGAAAAG GGGGACCGAGGGGAGCGGGGCTCCAGGGGCCAGCTAGGGGCAGTAGGGCCTGTGGGGCCAATGGGGGCCAAG GGTGAACCCGGAAGTGCTGGACGAGCAGGTACAAATGGACCACCTGGGCGGGGATTACCCGGTATCAAG GGGGACCCTGGTGCGGTCGGCCCACCCGGACATGTTGGTGAACGAGGAATAGGAATCACTGGACCGAAG GGTGAGAGAGGGCTACCAGGGCCCATTGGTCCACCTGGGCTTGAAGGGGAAGGCCTCCCTGGAACTCCA GGGCCCCCTGGAATACCAGGACTGACAGGTGAGACTGGACCAGAAGGAAAAGGTTTACCTGGTCCTAAG GGAGACCGGGGAACTCCAGGCCCCACAGGACCAGCTGGAGCACCTGGAGTCGGGCTAATGGGTCCCAAG GGGTCAGCAGGTCAGATTGGAGCACCGGGTCCACAGGGAGTGCCTGGAGAGGGCATTCAAGGACCAAAG GGGGAGTCAGGATTCCAGGGGATCACGGGCCCCAGGGGGCCCCCAGGACAGGGTATTCAAGGGGATAAG ggagacagggggtTCGTGGGTGAACGAGGCAGAaagggggacaggggagagactggagagagaggagctgctggACCTTTG GGCAGACTGGGAGAAAAAGGGGAACCTGGCCTAACA agagaggaggtcatCAAACTGGTCAGATCTATATGTG GTTGTGGGGTGAAGTGCCGTGAGAGCCCACTGGAGATGGTCTTTGTGATTGACAGCTCAGAGAGCGTTGGCCCCGACAACTTCAACGTGGTCAAGGACTTTGTGAACGCTCTGGTCGACCGCGCCTCCGTGAGCCGGGAGACCACTCACGTCGGGGTGGTCCTCTACAGCCACATCAACATGGTGGTGGTCAGTCTGCACCAGCAGGCCAGCCGGGACCAG GTGAAGGCGGCGGTCCGCACTATGACCTACCTGGGCGAAGGCACCTTTACGGGCAGCGCCATCCATCAGGCCAACCAGGTGTTCCGGGCGGCCAGGCCCGGGGTGAGGAAAGTGGCCATAGTGATCACAGATGGACAGGCGGACGAGAGGGACACTGTGAGGCTGGAGGAGGCGGTGAAAGAGGCCAATGGCAGTAACATTGAGATGTTTGTCATCGGGGTGGTGAACGAGAGTGATCCGCTGTACGAGGAGTTTAAGAAAGAGCTCCACCTCATGGCCTCTGACCCAGACAGGGAACACGTGTATCTGATTGATGACTTCAGGACACTTCCTG CCCTTGAGAGCAAGCTGCTGAGTCGGATCTGTGAGAGTGATGGTGGGGCCCAGTtcagctccatccccagctccaGATACTCCCCCGGAACCCCTGGACAAGCTGGGATTGTCAGGGAAACCCCAGAGAGGACTGATACCGACACGCCCACTTTCAATGGAGACTTCAAGAAAACACAGATGGTG CCAGGTCCACCAGGAGAGTCAGACAGAGTCTTTACCCCAACGGGCCCCGAGACCGGGGACCGAGATAACTCGGAGACCTACAGGGTCCCATCCTTTGACAGGGAACCCTTCAAGCGCCTACCAGAGTTCCTTCTTCCGTCAGAGGTGAAGAACCCCACCCACGGTGTGGTCATGACTGGCCCCCAGGCCCCCACCCAGATGCCCCTTCCCGTAGTAAAGCTACCCAGGCTCCCCCCAACCTCTCCACCTCTGCCCCAGGATGCTTTAATACCAG ATGAGAGCTGTGGACAGATTCTGGACCCCGGGCCTTGCAGGAATTATGTTGTGAAGTGGTACTATGACACTACGGCTAACGCCTGTGCCCAGTTCTGGTTTGGAGGTTGTCAGGGAAACCAAAACCAGTTTGAGTCGGAGAAGAGCTGCAAAAAAACCTGTGTGAAGGTCTAA